The genomic interval gttgacacacacacacattcacaccttcCCCCCATACAATTGTTTTGGTTCAGTATCATAAAACATTTAGGAGGAAGTAGCTgtaaaaacttttatttttaaatgttctaccTCGGTGGTTACCGGAAGTCATTGTGCACATTGTGGCTTGCTGGCTGCTTTCGTACCGGTTCCAATTGCAGCTCGTTTCTCACTGCTGGAAGCTCGTCCAAATTTCTCCGGTTTGCGGAGAAGGGAGGTGGTGCTGAACGTTTTCCTTCTTTTCGTTCATTTACAAAACCTGCTACTTGCTAGAAGGTGGAAAAATGGTTCTAGATTTGGACCTGTTTCGCACGGATAAAGGTGGTGATCCTGAAAAAGTGAAGGAAACACAGGCGAAGAGATTCAAAGATGTGTCACTGGTGGATAAACTGGTGCAAGCAGATGCAGAATGGAGAAAATGTGAGTATCGTACGTGCATGAATTGTATGTAACCTTCACTATCGTCAGTACGAGGGGCCGTTTTGGCttattaaacattaatatttgctTATCAGTCTTGTATGAAGTGACACCGGAGACATACCACAGACCAAGTGTAACAGTTTACCGGTTTCGTTTTTGCGAGATGAAATATCGATGAGTAACCATATGCCGAACTGAGAGGAGTAAGCTAGCTAAATGTAGGGCTCATGTTAGGTACATGGCCGTCGTGTTCACGtttggaaaaacacatttaagaaCGATCATTACCAGCCATTGTCAGAAGTTTTGAGACGgaaaattttcacatttttatggcATTAGCTGCTGTTAGCCTAGAAGAAATTGGGAGGTGGGCTGTTATTTAGCAGGAAGTACAGGCGCACACGCGGCCGTCTGATGCAATCCTGTTGCAAAGCAGCGAGCAGTGACGTATTAAGAGTGCTGTCGATCGCACCTGCAGTGGGGTGGACACCGCAGTGTGCATCCTGAGTCCTGAAGTGCCCGGCTCCCAGACATCGCTAACATGTCTTCTTGTTAAAGTTCGATCAAGTCAGTTTCTAATATTCAATATATCTCATATAAAGAAACGGTTTTAGTGCGTTTTCAAAGCggatactgtgtgtatatacatgcccccgccaaggtctaactatatatatatatatacacacacacacacacacacacacacacaaatggaaaaaCCAGCAAAAAGTGTCTTTATGTGTTGGATgaccacgagccaccagaacatcTTCAGTGCGCCTTAGCATAGATCCTACCAGTCCCTATAACTGTACTGGAGGGATGAAACACCATTCTTCCACAAGGAAGGTATTCCCTCGTTtgttgttttgatgatggtggtggagagcgctgtctaattTCTGTCACTGAAATGTTTTAGGTCAACGAAGAGGATCTCCAATTCAGCTGATGTGTGGAAATTAAATTCAGCCACATTACAATCAATTTTAGGATATGTAGACATGTATTGATCCAAATTGAATttgattcaattttattttgaggACTTATGTTTTGTCAGAAGGCCTGGATTTACTCTCATATCTTCTAACttccaaatgtatatttttttctgctcaaGTGTAAGTCAGCATGAAAAAATAGGATATATGACACAGATTTCACCTTTCAGTCTAACACGTCATTGAATATTggtaaatttatatatatatatatatatatatatgtcaatGGCATCtgcaatgaactgaatgaacaATGCCCGACTGCTAGTGCAAATGAACTGCATCTTCATTTAGCTGTGATGTATGACCTTATTGCAGACCCTCTAAACCAGAGCAGTAAACATGATGTTCCCAGGTTAATGCCAGCTTTTTCCTATATCTGATAAAAAGAAGAATACAGACCTTCCTCTGATCAGGGTCTGTAAAATGCGTTGTCTCAGCAAGCAGGTGCacgtttattttctgaaattttcaGGGCTATTATTTCAGAGAACCTAGAGTAATATCGACAGAATAGTTTAACAAGCATGGCAGTTGCTATGTCGAGCTGTCATTTTGTGTGTACACGAGTAATGCTGTTTGATATGTTCTTTTTGATTGACGGGTTGCAGGTCGTTTTGTGGCCGACAACTTGAATAAAGCTAAGAACCTGTGCAGCAAGACCATTGGAGAAAAGATGAAGGTAAGGGGGTAACGATGCAATCGATTGGCCACTGGAGCTACCACCGGTGAGGATGAAATCAAGATAAAATTAGCTTCGCTTTATTAGCAGGAGAAATAATCTTTTGCTGTTGGTAGAATTGGTGTTTGTAAAGCTGATCCGTTTGGTGAAAAAAATAGAGGTGTGTAGAGGAATAAGATTGCACAGCAACAAATTCTCGACAgaacctatatatatatatatatatacacacatttatatacatatatacatatgtgtgtgtgtgtgtgtgtgttgattttgtaaagtgatttttttattactgtgaaTACATTGTTGATTTTGttaggtgaaaacaaaaacagatgttGTTTGTTCTGGGCCAGAGAAGAATTTTCAGGCACCTTTCTTCATCGTTAATGACGTTCTTGGGTGTAACCTTTAGGTATTTAAACTGTGTTactgttttattaaatgtctAATATCTTGattctgtgttattttatttcatctgtACTCTCTTGGTGTAGAGCACTTTATGCGGCAGGCAAGGAAAGCAGTATCAGTAAATCAGTATTTTCTCGATGTCTGACTGGtctggtgtgtttgtgctccTTGCTGTAGAAGAAGGAGCCAGTGGGGGATGATGACTCCGTCCCAGAACAGGCCCAGAACCTGGAGGAGCTGACGGCAGAGATTCTCTCGGTACGCcagcgtgcgcgtgtgtgcgcgtgtgtgcgcgcgtgtgtgcgcgtgtgtgcacgtgtgtgcgcgcgcacatgtgtatgtgttcatgtgactccatgtgcagtgtgtttaagGTTAAATTAAACGATTCATTAGCTGTGACttcatgtgcagtgtgtttaaggttaaattaaatgatTCATTAGCTCTGACtccatgtgcagtgtgtttaagGATAGATTAAATGATTCATTGGCTCTGACtccatgtgcagtgtgtttaagAATAGATTAACAGGCTAATGTGGTGATGCTGTTTCGGTCTGCAGGGCCTGACAGTGACTCAGATTAAGCAGGTTCGGCTGCTGGTGGACGAGGCCGTGCAGAAAGGGGACAGTCTGCGGCTGAAGCTGGAGGAACAGAGGTTCGAGTACCTGCGCGAGATCGGCAACCTGCTACACCCCAGCGTGCCAATCAGCAACGACGAGGTGGGCTGTCAGCCAGCAACGGTTGCTGTAGTGCTGGGTATCTGCAGCATAAACGCATTAATGGGTCCCCATGTTACTATAGTGCTGTATATCTGCAGTAAAAACACACTAATGGGCTTCATATGGAATCTGGACGGTCAGCTCTAGCGCCACCTAGATGATGGGAGGCTCTCGGGCAGGCTGGGGAatgtgcttatacctctacactatcCAGACGGCCCGTCACCCCGCTTCTTGTCAGGGCAACCGTGTCTGCTCTGGTTCTgcggtgtttgttttcagttttttttttttctccttttccgCTGGGCCCGGCAGGACGAGGATAACCTGGTCGAGCGCACGTGGGGCGACTGCGCGGTGCAGAAGAAGTACTCCCACGTGGACCTGGTGGTGATGGTGGACGGGTACGAGGGCGAGAAGGGAGCCGTGGTGGCGGGGAGCCGGGGGTACTTCCTCAAGGTAGGGTCACACCCCTCACCAGATAAACGCACCCCGATTCGCCTTCCTCAAGGCAGGGTCACGCCCCTCACCAGATAAACGCACCCCGATTCGCCATCCTCAAGGTAGGGTCACACCCCTCACCAGATAAAATCAAAGGAAGAACGTTACAGACTTGAGCATGGTAGGTGTTCACTTGCAATGTTTTTAGTGACTGAACTTCACAAGGGGGTGTGGTCTCCCAACTGgaagttgttttttatttattttatttttttgctcgcTGATACTTTGGCACGTTGCTCAAACAACAATATGTCAGTTCTTTTGTATTACCAATTTAATGTGTAATCTTGCGGTTGTTCTTGGCATCATTGTTGTTTGCAGTTTTAGTTTGATTGCTTGAGGATGTTTTGTTCAATGACCAGACATCAAAGCATCTGAAAACTCTTCTGTGAAGAAATGATTGCAGAAAACTTCCTGAGAGTTTGTCTGCttcagcagcacacagtgcGACCAGCCAATAACATGTGAAGCGTGGGCTCTTTTGAAGCCTTTGGGGTTTGGTTATAAATGAcctctgaactttgacctctgtGGTGTGCGCAGGGGCCGCTGGTTTTCCTGGAGCAGGCGCTGATCCAGTACGCCCTGCAGACGCTGTACACGAAGAAGTACACGCCGCTGTACACGCCCTTCTTCATGAGGAAGGAGGTGATGCAGGAGGTCGCTCAGCTCAGCCAGTTCGACGAAGAGCTTTACAAGGTGCGGGGCACGCCCTCAGGAAGGGGGgtcacccctcccctctttccccAGAACCCAAACCCCACCTCCCTACCTCACCCTCCCCTCTTTCCCCagcacccaaacccccccgccctcacccTCCCCTCTTTCCACCAAACCCCACCTCCCTACCTCACCCTCCCTTCTCTTCCAGACTAGGACTGCTTTGGTAACGGTAGATGACCTGACATGGTGCAGCCAGCCTAGCCCAACTTAacctcagcgtgtgtgtgtgtccatgcgtgtgtccacgggtgtgtgtgttaatccAGGTTATTGGGAAGGGCAGTGAACGTTCAGATGACTCTTCGCTGGATGAGAAGTACCTGATCGCCACCTCGGAGCAGCCAATCGCTGCCTTCCTGCGAGAGGAGTGGCTGAAGCCGGAGGACCTCCCCCTGCGCTACGCCGGGCTCTCCACCTGCTTCCGACAGGAAGTGGGCTCACACGGCCGCGATACCCGCGGCATCTTCCGCGTGCACCAGTTTGAGaaggtctgtctctctctgtctctccctctccctctctctccctctctccctcaggggcgacatagctcaggaggtaagaccgattgtctggcagtcagagggttgtcggttcaaaccccaccctgggcgtgtcgaagtgtccttgagcaagacacctaacccctaacccctaactgctctggtgaatgagaggcatcaattgtaaagcgctttggataaaagcgctatataaatgcagtccatttaccatttacctccctctcccaatctctctctccctctctctgcctgtctctctccccttccctctctctctttctccccctctcctctctctctctcagtttgaGAGCGGCCATGTTAGATGGTTGAATATGCAGAGGTAAAGCAGTGCGGTTGTGTTTGGATACTGTCAGTcctaaaggaaataaaaagggCCATAAAATCAATAGCATTGTTTGTTTGCTAATTCTAAGTTACTCAGAAGCTGCAGAGCTCATTGATTTAGGTtgatttattacattaagaaaaCAGTTAGCTGAAAATAAAGGGTTAATAATAAAGTCAATTCTTTATTATTCTTGTCACTTGTGTCACtataaatctgtgtgtgtatgtatgtgcgtatttgtatgtgtgtgtatgtgtgcgtgcgtgcctgtgttacctgtgtacAGGTCCTACACAGTAAGCCGCACCTTTTTTCCTTTGCTTGCAGATCGAGCAGTTTGTGTTCTCCTCTCCTCATGACAACAAGTCCTGGGAGATGTTCGACGAGATGATCGGAACAGCGGAAGAGTTTTATCAGTCTCTCGGGATTCCCTACCGCATCGTCAACATCGTCTCAGGttagcgccccctgctgccgaCTCTCTCGCCCCGCGCCTCGCGCACCTTCCGTTCCCCGCGTGCGAGTCCCTCGTAGCGGTCTGGACCAGTCACGGGAGAGAATCCGTCGCCCCGGTAACGGGGAAGCAGTTTGTTAGGGTCCCTCTGCGGCGCAGCTACTGTGAGGCTCTCAGGTGTTACCGATGGCTTACAGGTGGAGGACAGGTGTTACTGGCACGGCACCAGGGAAAATTTGGTATTAGATTTAAGGTGCTATCCAGTAAAATCTAATTTGTTAAATTACAGTGGGGCACTGTGGAACACCCCTTTGGAGTGCACAGATGGAATTAAAGAGGCCTATGTGAGCCCTTAAGagtctgtcctcctcctcctcactgcaCATGTGCTCAAATGGGACATTAACATACTCTACATGGcgaaaagtatgtggacacctgacatccaacatctcatccaaaattatgggcattcaagtggagttggtccacccattgctgctataacaacctccactcttctgggaggCTTCTGAGATGtgggagcattgctgcagggatttgcttccgttcagccagaagaacattagtgaggtcggggaGTGTTTGGGCAGTTAGGCCTGGCTCAttgttggctttccaattaacCCCAAtggtgttggatggggtggagatcagggctctgtgctggccagtcaagttctttcacacCGATCTCTACAAAACCATTTCCATagggacctcgctgtgtgcctgggggcattgtcatgcaggaaagaggaaagagccttccccaGACTTTTGGGGAAGCaaagaatcatctagaatgtagttgcatgctgcagcattaagattcgccttcactggaactaaggggcctagcccaaaccgtgaataacagccccagaccaatgggtgtccagatacttttggccatgtagtgtaattGTTGTGTTGGATCTGGCATTTTGAGGGTGGGTTTCCTGTTCCTCTGcgtgtgcacttcctgtgttaAGCGCCCCGACTTCCTCCCAGGGGCTCTGAACCATGCAGCCAGTAAGAAGCTGGACCTGGAGGCCTGGTTCCCCGGCTCCTCGGCTTTCCGGGAGCTGGTGTCCTGCTCCAACTGCACGGACTACCAGGCCCGGCGTCTGCGCATCCGCTACGGCCAGACCAAGAAGATGATGGACAAGGTACGCCGAGCGCGGGCATCGTTATGAGCTCCACCAGGAGGGAAGTGGATCAACTTTTTCCAACGGCTTTTTATTTACTCTGTCTACACGTTCCTCTTTCTCACCCCTctataatatatgtataataacAGTAAAAGTAAACTTTGTAGAGCACTTTTCTTATATGGCGCACACAGCACTTTACGCTGTAAAAGTATggataaaataaagaaattcaatggggaaaaaagaaaattaacgTGGAGTAAAACTATAATGCTGTTAACGTAGTTACGTAAGTATATCAAATTGGCATTTtggaaaaattacatttatgtatGCTAAAGCCAACTGTTGTGATAAACTATTATGTGAGATGTATGTAGAATTACATGGTGTGTAAATCCCTCAAGTTGTATGCTTTCTCATCAGTTTGTGTGCAATGAGACGTCCTCTGTATTGACTGAGTCACAGCTCTAAATCAGGTTTAGCcctgaaaaagattttttggaaCGTTCTGGAACTTCAtcgctttcagtcaccagcagtgattgttacatcagcattagaatgttcagttaagaacattctaatcatatgtttttgatcttacaccttaaaggggtgtttcactttggtataacaaGTCATTTTGTGGAGCTTGCCCCGTTGTATTTGCATGGCTGGATACTAGCAACATCAGCTGCCCTTGCCCCAGTTAGTTTGTGCTGTAAAACTATTTACTTCAGCAAGGTCCCAAAtatgaatgggagtgaactgGGAGCTGGACAACCAAGTGGAACGGCGATGCCGTTAACAGTCAACAGGGACAGTTGATGTTGCCTGTATTCGTGCTATGCAAATGCAATGAGGTTAGCCCCACAAAAGGATCTGTGCTATACCAAAGTGAAGTGACCTTTTTAAAGGGCTGAGTGGGTTTGTGTCCCTGGCAGCCCTGCAGGTGACCAGTGGGAGTGCAGGTTGTGCTGACTGAGTGTTGAAAGCTGGTGGTTTTACATGAGGAGCCTGTAGGGCCGGGtcgccagcagagggcgccgtGGTGCAAGGTGCATATTAACACATCTCTGATTAATCGTGCGATTTAATGGAAAAAGCAGCTTGGTCAGTGAAGTGAACTTGACGGTCACAGTCCCTCAGCAGAGCTCTGTTTGGCCGTATACTTTAAGATGGACCAATCGGCAAATTCCTCTGGGCTGAGGGGAACGGTAGACTCGCTAGGCTACCGCCGAACAACGTGACGAATGTGCTAATCTCTGCATACCATTCAGATTTCTGTCTTTGCCATTTTGGCcataaaaatgatgtcatcagaaCAATGCTTCTACCCCACCATCGTCACCCCTCACTGGAGCCCCCTGGGAACAGTGTGCTCCTGGccacacaccctggacaggccggaCTTCCGTTGCCAGGCGATGAAGTGGGGTGAATGCGGTTAATGTCCTGTTCGCTAAGATCTGCGTGtgtcccccctctgtctctctccttcctcgTCCTCTGCAGGCCGAGTTTGTGCACATGCTCAACGCCACCATGTGTGCCACCACTCGCGTCATCTGCGCCATCTTGGAGAACTACCAGACGGAGGAGGGCGTGGTCATCCCCGAGAAGCTGCGGGACTTCATGCCCCCCGGTGAGTCCTGGGGCCCCGCCGAACGGGCAGCGTAGCGCTtggggagctgggcttgtaactctgGGGCTGCTGTCCCGTTGAGCAAAGTAATTAACGTAAGGGCTTTAAATGGGGGAGAGGCAAAATGGCTTCAGTGACACTGTCCAGGTGTGTAAGGAAACGGCGTAATCACTGTCGCGCTTgagaagagcgtctgctgaatgccgtAATGTTCCGTCATGTAATGCTAAGGCTTGTGTTTGCTCTTGCTTCACTGaataacgcccccccccccactcacccacccagGGCTGAAGGAGCTGATCCCTTTCGTGAAGCCCGCCCCCATAGACCAGGAGCTGTCCAAGAAGCAGAAGAAACAACAGGAaggagggaagaagaagaaggatgGCGATCGCACTGTCCAGCACGGAGTGGAGAGCATGTCGATCAACAATTCCTAGAGTCGCCGAATCACCAAATCAGCCCCCCCCACTCATTctgtccccctgccccctcagaGCTACTCTGTCATCAGACTTTACCTACAATCCCCCACCAAATCCTAGCCCAATGCTGCACTGTGCTTGGAATCCATTGCACAGCACCTCCCTGCTCTCAGTGCTGGTTGGACCGGCCTTTCACtgggaaaagagaggaagagaaaggccTGCTGGGAGATGTGGTTTTAAGGGCCATGGTAAAATTGGTTACTCTCTGGTCTGTTAGTCATTCATGGGAAAGGATCCCCCCCATGCTCTCAGCACATCCAGATCCCCTTATCCTGTGAGCCTGGTAAGGAGCGGTGTTCCTTGGACAGAATTTGGGAAGTCCAATGTTAATGTTAACCTCAATCTAAGGTTTGTGCTTTAAACCTTGGCAGCATCAAGCGGAGTACGTAAGTCCCTGCAAGTTAAAGATGCTAATAGACCAGAAGTGACAAACAGAA from Anguilla rostrata isolate EN2019 chromosome 11, ASM1855537v3, whole genome shotgun sequence carries:
- the sars1 gene encoding serine--tRNA ligase, cytoplasmic → MVLDLDLFRTDKGGDPEKVKETQAKRFKDVSLVDKLVQADAEWRKCRFVADNLNKAKNLCSKTIGEKMKKKEPVGDDDSVPEQAQNLEELTAEILSGLTVTQIKQVRLLVDEAVQKGDSLRLKLEEQRFEYLREIGNLLHPSVPISNDEDEDNLVERTWGDCAVQKKYSHVDLVVMVDGYEGEKGAVVAGSRGYFLKGPLVFLEQALIQYALQTLYTKKYTPLYTPFFMRKEVMQEVAQLSQFDEELYKVIGKGSERSDDSSLDEKYLIATSEQPIAAFLREEWLKPEDLPLRYAGLSTCFRQEVGSHGRDTRGIFRVHQFEKIEQFVFSSPHDNKSWEMFDEMIGTAEEFYQSLGIPYRIVNIVSGALNHAASKKLDLEAWFPGSSAFRELVSCSNCTDYQARRLRIRYGQTKKMMDKAEFVHMLNATMCATTRVICAILENYQTEEGVVIPEKLRDFMPPGLKELIPFVKPAPIDQELSKKQKKQQEGGKKKKDGDRTVQHGVESMSINNS